TGTTTATACGTGAATCATTGAATTTACTTGAATCCTGAATAATGATTTCAAACAGGTACTTGATGTTTTGTACGGATAAGAATTTCCAGGCAAAGGTTAATATTTAAGTAAATTGCATTAAACATGCACATCATGAGGTGAAATTTTTTGATAGATTTGAATGAACCGGTTGTCAGAGGTTATCTCGTTCGGCTGGTGGGTGAAGATGGACTGCAGATGGTAGAGAACATGCCTGAGGGCGAAGTTACCGATGAACAGATAGCTGAAGCCACTGGTATTCTTTTGAACGTAGTCAGAAGAACCCTTTTTATCCTTAATGAGAACAAGCTTGCAATATGCAGGCGCGAGCGAGACTCCAGTAGTGGTTGGCTTACTTACCTCTGGACACTTGATATGACTGATATAGGACCTCAGCTTCTTAAAGAGAAAAAAAGACTTGTAAAGAACCTCAGGACCAGGGTCAAGTTCGAAGAGGAGAATGTTTTCTACGGCTGTCCTGAAGGTTGCATGCGTATGAACTTCAACGAAGCTACTGAATGTGAATTCCTATGTCCTTTCTGTGGTGAGGATATGATGTATCAGGATAATGCCGGATTTATCAATAAGATCGAAAATCGTCTTTCATTCCTTGACAGGGAAAAATGATCTCCCGGCAGACAGCTATTAATATCCTGAAAGAATCGGGCTGCAATGACAAGGTTATAAGTCATTGTATTGCCGTTTCTGATCTTTCCCTTGAGATAGCAGCCAGGATAAGGTTACAGGGGAAACAGGTAGATCTTGAACTTGTGGAAATAGGTGGTCTTCTTCATGACCTTGGCAGGGCTCAAAGCCATGGGATCGACCATGCTATTCTTGGCGTTGAACTTGCAAGGTCCTATGGTCTTGAACCTGAAATACAGGAAATAATCAAAAGACATATAGGTGCAGGAATAACGCGGGATGAAGCAAGGGACTTGCATCTTCCTGATGATGATTATATTCCTGTGACCATGGAGCAGAAGATCGTGGCCCATGCTGATAATCTTTTAGTGGGAACTGAAAGGATCTCAATTGAGAAGAGAGTCCATAAAATGGAGAAGAAAGAACTCAGCAGGGAAAGTATCGATCGTGTGAAAGTACTTGCTGAGGAAATCGATATTATGCTTGGCAAGGGATAAATATTTATATAAAAATTGCTAATGGGTAACTGATGCATATAATGCATAGCGCATTTTTCAAATTTATTTTCTCATTTTTGTATGAGGTATATTAATGGTTAATGATAAACATTACACGGGTACAACCACTGTAGGGATAGTTTGCAAAGACGGTGTTGTTCTTGCAACCGAACAGCGTGCAACAATGGGGAATTTCATTGCAAGTAAAACTGCAAAGAAGGTATACCAGATCGATGAAAAGGTTGCGATGACCATTGCAGGCTCCGTGGGAGATGC
The sequence above is a segment of the uncultured Methanolobus sp. genome. Coding sequences within it:
- a CDS encoding transcription factor, with translation MIDLNEPVVRGYLVRLVGEDGLQMVENMPEGEVTDEQIAEATGILLNVVRRTLFILNENKLAICRRERDSSSGWLTYLWTLDMTDIGPQLLKEKKRLVKNLRTRVKFEEENVFYGCPEGCMRMNFNEATECEFLCPFCGEDMMYQDNAGFINKIENRLSFLDREK
- a CDS encoding HDIG domain-containing metalloprotein; amino-acid sequence: MISRQTAINILKESGCNDKVISHCIAVSDLSLEIAARIRLQGKQVDLELVEIGGLLHDLGRAQSHGIDHAILGVELARSYGLEPEIQEIIKRHIGAGITRDEARDLHLPDDDYIPVTMEQKIVAHADNLLVGTERISIEKRVHKMEKKELSRESIDRVKVLAEEIDIMLGKG